CTAAAAATGGAATAAACGAGAATTTTCAAGTAATAATTGGAAATCTTGTGGATGATGTAAATGAAAAATATGATTTGGTTGTCTCGAATATTCTGGTGGATGTTTTGGAAAAACTGCTTGAAGATATAGAAAAGATTTTGGAAAAGGATGCAACAGTTATTTTTTCTGGAATTTTGAATGAAAAGGAAGAGGCATTTTTAAAGAAGGCTAAAAATTATAATTTGAAGCAGATTGACAGGAAAGAGAAAAATAATTGGGTGTCACTTGTTTTTAAATATGAAAATTAACTGTTTTTAAAGAATAACTAAGTGCTATTTAGATTAATAAAATAATTTTGATATTTAAGTTTGGTAAAAAAATTTTCATTATATAGAGAACAGAATAAATTTGTTTAGTTATATGGATTTAAGTTGCAATATTATAAATAAGGAATTTTGATTCCTTGATAAAATAAAAAAAATTGAATATATTTAGCAAATAAATAGTATGTGAAATAAGAAAGTAGGAAAATTATGATAATCGCTATTGATGGTCCAGCAGGAAGCGGTAAAAGCACTATTGCAAAGCTGGTTGCAAAGGATATGGGGCTTGTTTATCTTGATACTGGAGCTATGTACAGGCTTGTTACGTTAAAGGCTTTAAATGAGGGAATATTGGGGAATGATGGATTGAATGAATTGGAGAAAATAAAAAAACTGCTTGATAATCTTAATATTGATATTAGAGAGAATGGATTTTATCTTGATGATGTTGATGTAAGTGAAGAGATTAGAAAGCCTGTTGTTTCAGAGAATGTATCAGATGTTGCGGCAATTCGTGAGGTTCGGGAAAAAATGGTAGATTTGCAGAGAAAATTTTCAGAATCTAAAAATGTCATTTTGGATGGACGTGATATTGGAACGGTTGTTTTTCCAAATGCGGATTTGAAAATTTTTTTGGTTGCTGATGCTAAGGAAAGGGCTAAAAGACGTTATAGGGAACTTATTGAAAAAGGTGAAAATGTTGAGATTGAAGAAATTTATGAGAATATTTTGAAAAGAGACAAGATTGACTCGACACGGAAGGAAAGTCCATTAAAAAAGGCAAAGGATGCAGTTGAAGTTGATACTACTTCTAAAAGTATTGAAGAAGTGAAAAATGAGATTTTGAGAATGGTAAATTCAAATATTTAACGTTATTTACATTTAAACAATGGGATGGCTATAAATTCTACTGTTAGTAAATAGTATAAAATATAACTTCTATTTTTAAATGGGGTTTAGTATAATATTATTTTAGAAAATTTATTACGAAATTTTTATTAAGGAATTAAGATTTTTTATTAGAAGTTTAGAGATCTTTTACTTTTTTTGACAGAATTTTAAATTAGTTTAGACTTATAAATTTTTTTAAAAATACTAATAATTATTTTAGATTTTATTTTTTTTGAATTATAAAATATAGAGAATATAATAAAAAAGGGAAAAAATCAAAAAAATTTGAAAAAATACTAGACAAATACTGAAAATAGTGTATAATAATCTAGTAATTTAATAATTAAAAAATAAAGCGGAGGTTTGATTAATATGTCAAAAAAAGAATTTGTAGATGCTTATGCAAAAGCTACAGGAGAAACTAAAAAAAGAGCAGAAGAATTGGTAAACCAATTTTTAGATACTGTGGAAGAAGTATTATTAAATGGAGATTCAGTTCAATTTGTTGGATGGGGAACATTTGAAGTGAAAGAAAGAGCGGCAAGAACTGGAATTAATCCACAAACTAAAGAAGAAATTCAAATACCTGCAAAAAAAGTTGTTAAATTTAAAGTTGGTAAAAAATTAGCTGATAACGTAGCTGAAGGAAAATAATCTTTAAATTAGCACAAGAATACTTATGACTGCAGTCGTGAGAGTTTCGGGTAAACTGATAAAAGGCTATTTCTAAATGGAAAATCATTGGGAGATAGTCTTTTTGCTTAAAGATAAGTAGAAGAAAGTTAAAAGATAGGTGGAATATGATTTTATATAATTTATTAAGAAATTTACTGTATTTTGTAATAATGATTTTAGCAATATTTAATGGCAAATTACTAAAATTTTTTAAATCACGATTATTTCAGAAAATAGAGAATGATGATTTTTTAAATAGTGGTGAGGAGGCAATTTTTATTCACTTTTCATCAGTTGGAGAATTTAATTTGACAAAGGAACTTATTTCAGAAATATTAGAGGGAAAAAAGACTGGAAAAAAAGAGAAGGTTATTCTTTCTGTTATGACAAATACTGGATTTGAGGCAGTTAGTAAAGAATATTCTGAAAATAGGAATGTAAAAATATTTTATTTTCCACTTGATGATTTTCTTGCAATTCGTAAAATTTATAAAAAATATAAAATAAAAAAAACATTGATTATAGAAACCGAAATTTGGCCGAATTTATATTATTTTGCCGCTAAAAATGGAGAATTATTTATTGTCAATGGGAGACTTACTGAAAAAAAATTAAAGTCATATCTAAAATTTGGCTGGATCGTCAAAAAAACTGTAAATCGTGCAAAAAAAATAATGGTGCAGAGTGTTTCTGACAGGGAAAGATATGAAAAACTTGGAATTAAAAGGGATAAAATTAAGGTTTATAAAAATTTGAAATATTCAATTAAATATAATAAAATTTCAGAAGATCAAAAAAAAGAATACTATGATACAGTTGTAGATAGAAATAAAAAAGCAATTGTATGTGGAAGTACACGTCCAGATGAGGAAAAAATTTGGCTGGATGTTTTTGAAAAAATAAATATAAATAATGAATATCAGCTGATTATTGTGCCACGGCATTTGAAACGGGTTTATGAAATTGAAAAGATGATTTTGGAAAAATTTTCGAGAAATGATTATTCTTTGTTTACCAAAATTGAAAAGAATAAAAAAAATAGTGAAACTGGGAAATATAAAAAAATAGTTATAGTTGATAAAATGGGAATTTTGACTGATTTTTATCAGATGTCGGATTTTGCATTTGTTGGCGGAACACTTGTAGATATTGGCGGACATTCGATTTTAGAGCCGCTTTATTATGGGAAAAAGCCAATTATTGGGAAGTATTTTCAAAATATTGAAGAAATTGTGAAGGATGCTAAAGAACTTGGATTTATTGAAATTGTGGAAAATGAAGATGAGATTGTCGAGTATTTGAAAAAATTTGAAAATGTTGATACGAGGGAGTTTTTTGAGAAAAATAATGAAATAAATAAAATACTGGATGAAATTTTATATTAAAATTTTTGAAAATAATTAAAAAAAAGAAAAGGAAAACAAATAAAAAATGGAAAATAAAAATAAGGATAAGATTGAAATTATTGGGAAAAATGGGCAGAAAATTGAAATTACTGAAGCCGAGCAGGAAAGAAGGGCTAAAATAAAGAAAGTTAATGATGAATTTAAAGTAGCAAATGCGGAAAAAAGCAGAATTATAAATGAAAAAGAAATTTGGAAATATTTCTTTGAAAAGCCTAAAAAAAATTATAATAAATATATGTATGAAATGCTTGAATTTCCTGAGCATTTGATGTATAATAATGAAAGTGTTGATGAATATCGTGGAAAATGGAATGAATTTTTTGGAAATAAAAATGACATTTATTTGGAAATAGGTTGTGGAAGCGGAAATTTTACGGTTCAAAATGCAGAGAAATTTAAAGATAGAAATTATATCGCATTGGAATTACGATTTAAAAGACTTGTCTTGGGAGCAAAAAAATCTAAAAAAAGAAACTTAGATAATATTTTATTTGTAAGAAAAAGAGCGGAAACAATACTGGATTTTTTGGGAAAAGATGAAATTTCAGGAGTGTATATTAATTTTCCTGATCCTTGGGAAGGTGAGGAGAAAAAAAGAGTTATAAGCAATGCTCTGTTTTCTAAATTAGATATTATTTTAAGAACAAATGGGAAATTATTTTTTAAAACTGATCATGATCAATATTATGAAGATGTTTTGGAATTGGTAAAGAAACTTGATAATTATGAAATTATTTACCATACAAATGATTTGCATAATTCAGAAAAGGCAAGTGAAAATATTAAAACTGAATTTGAACAAATGTTTTTGAGTAAACATAATATGAATATTAAATATATAGAAATTGAAAAAATTAAATAGCATAAGATTAAAGTATTGAAAGGAGTGAGAAGATAAGAAAATTTGGAAAAATAAATCCAAATTTTTATAAAAGGTTATGGAAAATAAAAATACATACAGTGAACTGCTTTACAAGTCAAATCCATTTAATTATACTATACCGGCATTACTGGAGGCACATGGAAGATTATATGGACTGACTCCGAAAGATTCAAGAAAGGCTAAAGTGCTGGAATTAGGATCATCATTTGGAGGGAATATTATTACACAGGCACTTTATAATCCTGAAGCTGAATTTGTTGGAATTGATTTGACGGCTGAACAAGTTAAAAAAGGAAATGAAGTTATTAAAAAAATAGGTTTAAAAAATATAAAATTAATTGAAAAAAATATTTTGGATATAAATGAAGATTTTGGAAAATTTGATTATATTATTGTTCATGGTGTATTTTCTTGGGTTCCAAAAGAAGTGCAGGATAAAATTATTAAAATTTGCAATGAAAATTTGACTGAGGAAGGAATTGCCTATATTTCATATAATACTTATCCAGGATGGAAGGAACCTGATAAAATACGTGAAATGATGATTTATGCAAATAAATATTTCCCAGAAATTTCATTAGGGGATAAAAATCAGCGTGGAAAAGCTTTTATTTCAATTGTTGCAGAACAAATGAAAATATACGAGGATATTTCTAAGAAAAAAGGAGATTTTATTAAGCAGATAGAAGAAGTTGTAGGTATGCAAGATTATTATGTGGCTCACGAATATTGTGAAGATCTTAATAATCCGTTATATTTAAATGAATTTGTAGACTTAATAAAAAAGGGAAATTTAGAATATATATCAGATGTTGCCTTGAGATTATCCATTATCAGCACTTATAATAAGGATACTGTGGATAAGTTGCAGCAGTTGTCACAAGGAGATCATGTAATAAAGGAACAATGTCTTGATTATATACTTGACACTAAATTTAGAAGATCGCTAGTTTGTAAAAATAGTCAAGCTAAAAAACTTAATTTTAGCGAAAGCTTTCCTAATGAAGTATTGGATTCATTCCTGTTATCATTGAGATATACGAAGGAAGAACTGAAAACGTTGAATGAAGATAATGTTAAGGAAATTATGCTTCATCTGGCAGAAACACCGAATAAAAGTTTTGTTGTTAAGGATGCCATAACATATTGGGAAAAAAATATTGCTAAAGATAAAAATGAGGAAAAGAAAAATGAAGTGCTTTCTAATTTGAGAAAATTTATTTTGAACAGCATGATTAATGGTAAAATCAAATTTTACTGTTCTGAAAATGAGATAGTTCCTTATGAAGAAAATAAAGTTTATATTCCTGAAAAATTCAGAAATTACATAAGAACTTTGATTATTGGAGAAGGTGCTGGAGTAGTAGGAATAGCAAATTCGAGAAATGAAATTATTAATGACTTAAATGATGTTGATGTAATAGTTGCAGATATTTTATCAGAACCAAAGACAGAAAAAGAAATAATTGAAAAATTATCAAAAACTGCCATTTATAGAACAATGCCAGATGGAGAGAGAAAAGAAGTGGAAGCTTCTGAATATTTGCCTGAAAGCATAAGAAAATTTGAGTTTTTAGGTTATTTTTCAAAAAGATAAAATTGGTGCAAATTAGTGATAGGCGAAATATACTTATCACTTTTTTTGCATAGTTATTTATATAACTTTCTGTTTAAATAAGTAATCATAAATTTTAAAAACAAAAAATTTTAATTGAGAGGAGGAAAATAAATAGTGAAAGGATTGGAAAAATTTTTAGAGCTGGATACTATAATTAGATTTTTAAAAACTAATCTTTTTAAATTATTTATAATTTATTTAATCGTAAAAATTGGGAAAATATTTAAGAATAGAATTGAAAAAATATTGAAAATTATACTTGATAAATCAAATGTCGATAAAAGTGTGGCTTCATTTTTGCTTTCAATTTATTCGATTTTATATTATTTTATCCTAATTTATTCTTCAGTAGGAATCCTTGGGATTAATACAACTTCGATTACGACATTTTTAGGAGCGGCTGGGATCGTTTTAGGGATCGCCTTTAAGGAAACTTTGGGAAATTTTTGCGGAGGGCTTATAATTCTTACGTTTAAGCCGTTCAGTGTTGGAGATACGATAGAATACAATAATTATATTGGGACTGTAAAGAAAATAGAATTATTTTATACAAAAATGTTAAATCCGCAAAATGAGGTTGTAATAATTCCAAATGGAATAGTTACTAATACTGAAATAAGAAATATTAAGCAAAATGGAGAACGTAGACTTGATTTGGAAGTTGGAGTTTCATATAATAGCAATATTCAGGAGGTAAAAAGTGTTTTAGAGAGAATTGTTAAAGAGGAAACAATGAATGAAGTCGAGGAAACACAGATTAAAAATAATTTGCTTATAAAACTTCAAAATACAATTTTAGAAAAACGTGAAAAAAGTAAAATTAATTTATTTGCAACAATTTTTTCTAGAAAAAAAATGAAGGAAGCTGAAGATGAGGCAACCCAAAAATCTGAAGAGGAAATTTATGAAAATGATAAAAATACAGAAGATACATCAAGTATTTCAAAAGTTATCAATGATGATGAAAAAATGATTCTGGCTTCAAAGCCATCTATTATAGGAGTTGGTCAGCTGGCAGAGTCTGCGATAATATTTTATGTTTATGTTTACACACGTTCAGAAAATTATTTGAATTTAAAGATGAAGTTGAATGAAAAAATAAAAACTGAATTTGATAAGGCAGGAATTGAAATACCATATCCACAAATGGATGTGCATGTATCAAAATAAAAATAATAAATAGTTATATAAATAAAAGGAGGAAAAATGGAATTAAAAAGATTTTTGAACGACAATGCAGTTCAAAGTAACTGTTACATTATTTCTTATGGGAAAAACTGCTATGTTATGGATCCTGGACAAGAGAAAATGACAGAAGTTGTTGATTATATTGAGAAAAATGAGTTGAATTTACTGGGAGTTCTTTTGACGCATGGGCATTGGGATCATATTTTGGGAATACCATCTATGTTAGAATATAAAAAAGTACCTGTTTATGTGAGTGAAGGCGGGTATGAATTTTTATTTAATCCTGAATTGTCGCTTTTTGCTTGGAGAGAAGGGGATTTTGAACTAAATAAGGAAGATGTCCAAATTATAACTTTAAAGGAAAATGATAAAATTGGTGAAAATGGGAAAATTTCTGGAAATGCTGATGATGTGGAAGTTTACTTTGAAATAATTGAAACTCCAGGGCATAGCAGAGGGGATATTTGCTATTATGATAAAAAAAATAAAGTATTATTTTCTGGAGATACATTGTTTGCTGGGACTTATGGAAGAGTGGATTTACCAACGAGTGATCCGATCCAAATGGGAAAATCGTTGAAAAAATTGTTTGCTTTGAATCCAGATATTAAAGTTTATCCAGGACATGGATTTGATACTACTATTGAAGTAGAAAAAAGATATTATTAAAATTAGAGAATAAGGGAAAAAATGAAAATAATAATTCAAAGAGTGAATTTTGCAAAAATATTTGTAAATAATGAATTTAAAGGAGAAATTCAAAAGGGAATAGTTGCTTATGTTGGAGTTGCCAATGGAGATTGTGAGAAGGATATTGACTTTTGTATTGACAAATTAATTAATCTTAGAATTTTTGATGATGAAAATGGGAAATTAAATTTGTCGGTAAAAGATATAAAAGGAGAATTATTAATTGTAAGCAATTTTACAATTTATGGAAATACCAAAAAAGGAAGAAGACCAAGCTACACAGATTCTGCAAAAGCTAACGAAGCTCAAGAGATCTATAACCTTTTTTTACAAAAATTGAAGGATACGAATATTAGATTTGAAACAGGGGAATTTGGGCAATATATGAGAACTATCTCTGAAAATGATGGACCTGTAAATTTAATATTATCTTCAGATTTGTAATGAGAACAATCTAATTTTAGAATTAAATTATTTATTTTTAAAGGGGAAATTGTAAAAATAAGAAATCATAAAAATAGGGATGTTTAAATTAAATTAAATTAAAAGAAATGAGATTCAGAAGTATTTTATTTTCAATAAAGGAGTAGGCAAAGAAATAAAAATTCTTTGTTAAATGATAAAAAAATTAAATTAAAAATTAATATTTTAAAATGAAGGGAGAAAAAAGTAAAATGGCAAAAAAATCAACTTTGACAATGGCTTGCATGCTGCTGACAGTGGGATGTACAGGATTGCAGACAAATAGCGAAAATAGCTCTAAAGCAGGGAAAAATAACAATGATCTTTTATCTAATAGTGACGGGAATGATAAAGATGATGATATTGTTGTTGAAATAGCAAGAGAAAGAGATAATAGGCAGGAGGATATAAAGGATTCGCATGCCAATAGAATAGAGAAAAATCATAGTCATCATAGCAGCAGTAATGATGAATCTGAAGTTTCAAGAGCATCTGAAAAGAATCAGTTAAATGAAGATATAGATAATATTAAGATTACAAAATTATTTGATGAAAATAGTCTGGTCGATCGTTCAATGCCAAATTCCCAGTTAGTGCTGCAAAAATTATCTGAACTAAAGAGAAAGCAGCAGGAAATATTAAAGCATGGCACAGTTAGCCAGAAAAAGACTGTAAAATTGCAAAATGACCTATTAAAGTCATATAGTCATTGGAAAGGTACAAAATATGAACTTGGAGGAGATTCACCAAGCGGAATGGACTGTTCAGCACTGACACGTAGAGTTTATCGGGAAGTATATGGATACGAGCTACCAAGACAGACAGTACAGCAAATTAAAGTAGGGGCTCATATTCCTAGGGAAAATTTAAAACCAGGAGATATTGTATTTTTTAAGCCGGAAGATACAAACAACCATACGGCAGTTTATTTGGGGGATTCTCTTTTTATTAATGCATCTTCATCTAAAGGAGTTGTGATTTCAACATTGGAGAATACTTACTGGAATAAATATTTTAAATATGGCGTAAGAGTTAGAATGGCTTAGAAAATCCCGATTGAAACTTGTAATTTTAAAAGTTTTAGAGTATAATATACCCATAACATTTGAAATTGAATATTAGAGGGTAAAACCTTAATTGAAAAAAATTTTAGGAGGACAAATAATGAAAAATTACAAAGTGGCGATTATAGGAGCTACAGGACTTGTTGGAAGAACATTTTTAAAAGTATTAAAGGAAAGAAATTTTCCAGTGGAAAAATTGTATCTTTATGCTTCAGCTAATTCAGCAGGTAAAAAGATTGAATTTAATGGTACAGAATATACTGTTATGGAATTAAAGGATGAAACTATAGCTAATGATATTGATGTAGCTTTATTTTCAGCTGGAGGAGGGGTATCACTTGAATATGCTCCAAAATTTAAAGCTAAAGGTGCAGTTGTTATAGATAACAGCAGTGCTTGGAGAATGGATAAAAATATTCCATTGGTAGTTCCTGAAGCTAATCCAGAAGCATTGAAAAATCATCCTGGAATTATTGCAAATCCAAATTGCTCTACAATTCAAGTAATGCCTGTATTAAAGGTATTGCAAGAAAAATACGGATTGAAAAGAGTAATTTATTCTACTTATCAGGCTGTTGCAGGTTCTGGGCAAAAGGGACTTAACGACTTAGAAGCTAATTTAAAAGGAGAACCATCAAAAGGGTATCCACATCAAATTGCATTTAATGCATTGCCTCATATTGATGTATTTTTAGATAATGGATATACAAAAGAAGAAGAAAAAATGATTAATGAAACTAGAAAAATATTAAACTTGCCAGATTTAAAAGTAACTGCAACTTGTGTAAGAGTTCCAATTAGATTTGGACATGCAGTATCTGTAAATGTGGAATTGGAAAAACCTTTTGAATTGGAAGATGTAATTCGTGCATTTGAAGAAAAAGAAGGAGTTATTGTGCAAAACGATGGTAAGAATAATGTTTATCCAATGCCTATAAATGCACAAGATACTGATGAAGTTTATGTTGGAAGAATTAGAAAAGACTTTTCAGCTGATAATGCTCTAAATTTATGGGTTGTGGCAGACAACATCAGAAAAGGTGCAGCTACAAATACAATTCAAATTGCTGAAACTTTAATAAAAGAAGGAGCACTATAATAGAAAATGAAAGTTAGTACGATAAAAAATAAAATATTAGTATTACTAGTTTTTATGGCAACTTTCATAGCAGGATATAGTGATGATATAAAGGTTGGAATGGAGTGTGGATATGCTCCTTTCAACTGGTTTCAAAACGATAGTAAAAATGGTGCAGTGAAAGTAGATGGAGGTTATTGTGGCGGATATGATGTTGAAATAGCCAAAGTTATTGCTAAAAAGTTAAATAAAAAATTAGTAGTTGTAAAAACAAAATGGGATGCATTGCTTGGGCCTGCTTTGACTTCTGGAAAAGTTGATTTGGTTATAGCAGGAATGTCGGCAACGCCTGAAAGACGGCAAAGTTTAAAATTTTCAAAACCATATTATGAATCAGATTTAGTAGTTGTTGTGAAAAAAAATGGAAAATATGCTAACGCTAAAACAATTAATGATTTTGCGGGAGCAAAGATTACAGGGCAGTTAAATACACTTCATTATGATGTTATTGATCAAATAAAGGGTGTGAAAAAGCAAACTGCGATGGAAAGTTTTCCTGCGATGATAGTAGCCCTAAATTCTGGGAAAATAGATGGTTATATATCTGAACGGCCAGGAGCGATGGCAGCTCAATTTTCAAATCCCAATTTAAAGTTCATTTCATTCGATAAAAAAGATGGATTTAAATACGATACTGAAGAAGTAAATGTTGCAGTTGGAATGAAACTGGGAAATACAGAACTGGAAGAGAAAGTTAATAAAATTCTAGATGAAGACTTGACTCCTAAAGTGCGACAGCAAATTATGGAAAAAGCCATACAAAATCAGCCAAATGAAACATCTCGTTCATTTTTTGGATGGGTTGCATTTTTTATTCAAAATAACTGGAAGACATTTTTAAAAGGTACAGTTGTAACACTATTTATTTCAGTTACTGGTACAATTGTAGGATTTTTCATTGGATTAGTAGTTGCATTATTTAGATATTCAGAAGCAGAAATTGATGGGCAGGCTAAAAAATATAAAAAAGGTGGATTAAAAGCCCTAAACTGGCTTTTTTCAGTTTACATTGCAGTATTTAGAGGAACTCCGATGATAGTTCAGTCAATGGTAATTTATTATGGACTTTCTCAAGTATTTAATTTAAATTTATCTCCATTGATAGCGGCTTTATTTATTGTATCAATAAATACGGGAGCATATATGAGTGAAATTATCCGTGGTGGAATTGACTCGATTGATACAGGACAGTTTGAAGCGGCAAAGGCGATTGGAATGACAAATTTTCAATTAATGAAAAGTATTATTTTTCCGCAAATGTTTAGAAATATTTTGCCAATGATAGGAAATGAACTTATTGTCAATATAAAAGATACATCTGTGTTAAATGTAATAAGTGTTACAGAGTTATTCTTCATTTCAA
The DNA window shown above is from Leptotrichia wadei and carries:
- the cmk gene encoding (d)CMP kinase, which gives rise to MIIAIDGPAGSGKSTIAKLVAKDMGLVYLDTGAMYRLVTLKALNEGILGNDGLNELEKIKKLLDNLNIDIRENGFYLDDVDVSEEIRKPVVSENVSDVAAIREVREKMVDLQRKFSESKNVILDGRDIGTVVFPNADLKIFLVADAKERAKRRYRELIEKGENVEIEEIYENILKRDKIDSTRKESPLKKAKDAVEVDTTSKSIEEVKNEILRMVNSNI
- a CDS encoding HU family DNA-binding protein, which encodes MSKKEFVDAYAKATGETKKRAEELVNQFLDTVEEVLLNGDSVQFVGWGTFEVKERAARTGINPQTKEEIQIPAKKVVKFKVGKKLADNVAEGK
- a CDS encoding 3-deoxy-D-manno-octulosonic acid transferase codes for the protein MILYNLLRNLLYFVIMILAIFNGKLLKFFKSRLFQKIENDDFLNSGEEAIFIHFSSVGEFNLTKELISEILEGKKTGKKEKVILSVMTNTGFEAVSKEYSENRNVKIFYFPLDDFLAIRKIYKKYKIKKTLIIETEIWPNLYYFAAKNGELFIVNGRLTEKKLKSYLKFGWIVKKTVNRAKKIMVQSVSDRERYEKLGIKRDKIKVYKNLKYSIKYNKISEDQKKEYYDTVVDRNKKAIVCGSTRPDEEKIWLDVFEKININNEYQLIIVPRHLKRVYEIEKMILEKFSRNDYSLFTKIEKNKKNSETGKYKKIVIVDKMGILTDFYQMSDFAFVGGTLVDIGGHSILEPLYYGKKPIIGKYFQNIEEIVKDAKELGFIEIVENEDEIVEYLKKFENVDTREFFEKNNEINKILDEILY
- the trmB gene encoding tRNA (guanosine(46)-N7)-methyltransferase TrmB, giving the protein MENKNKDKIEIIGKNGQKIEITEAEQERRAKIKKVNDEFKVANAEKSRIINEKEIWKYFFEKPKKNYNKYMYEMLEFPEHLMYNNESVDEYRGKWNEFFGNKNDIYLEIGCGSGNFTVQNAEKFKDRNYIALELRFKRLVLGAKKSKKRNLDNILFVRKRAETILDFLGKDEISGVYINFPDPWEGEEKKRVISNALFSKLDIILRTNGKLFFKTDHDQYYEDVLELVKKLDNYEIIYHTNDLHNSEKASENIKTEFEQMFLSKHNMNIKYIEIEKIK
- a CDS encoding methyltransferase regulatory domain-containing protein; protein product: MENKNTYSELLYKSNPFNYTIPALLEAHGRLYGLTPKDSRKAKVLELGSSFGGNIITQALYNPEAEFVGIDLTAEQVKKGNEVIKKIGLKNIKLIEKNILDINEDFGKFDYIIVHGVFSWVPKEVQDKIIKICNENLTEEGIAYISYNTYPGWKEPDKIREMMIYANKYFPEISLGDKNQRGKAFISIVAEQMKIYEDISKKKGDFIKQIEEVVGMQDYYVAHEYCEDLNNPLYLNEFVDLIKKGNLEYISDVALRLSIISTYNKDTVDKLQQLSQGDHVIKEQCLDYILDTKFRRSLVCKNSQAKKLNFSESFPNEVLDSFLLSLRYTKEELKTLNEDNVKEIMLHLAETPNKSFVVKDAITYWEKNIAKDKNEEKKNEVLSNLRKFILNSMINGKIKFYCSENEIVPYEENKVYIPEKFRNYIRTLIIGEGAGVVGIANSRNEIINDLNDVDVIVADILSEPKTEKEIIEKLSKTAIYRTMPDGERKEVEASEYLPESIRKFEFLGYFSKR
- a CDS encoding mechanosensitive ion channel family protein — protein: MKGLEKFLELDTIIRFLKTNLFKLFIIYLIVKIGKIFKNRIEKILKIILDKSNVDKSVASFLLSIYSILYYFILIYSSVGILGINTTSITTFLGAAGIVLGIAFKETLGNFCGGLIILTFKPFSVGDTIEYNNYIGTVKKIELFYTKMLNPQNEVVIIPNGIVTNTEIRNIKQNGERRLDLEVGVSYNSNIQEVKSVLERIVKEETMNEVEETQIKNNLLIKLQNTILEKREKSKINLFATIFSRKKMKEAEDEATQKSEEEIYENDKNTEDTSSISKVINDDEKMILASKPSIIGVGQLAESAIIFYVYVYTRSENYLNLKMKLNEKIKTEFDKAGIEIPYPQMDVHVSK
- a CDS encoding MBL fold metallo-hydrolase, with translation MELKRFLNDNAVQSNCYIISYGKNCYVMDPGQEKMTEVVDYIEKNELNLLGVLLTHGHWDHILGIPSMLEYKKVPVYVSEGGYEFLFNPELSLFAWREGDFELNKEDVQIITLKENDKIGENGKISGNADDVEVYFEIIETPGHSRGDICYYDKKNKVLFSGDTLFAGTYGRVDLPTSDPIQMGKSLKKLFALNPDIKVYPGHGFDTTIEVEKRYY
- the dtd gene encoding D-aminoacyl-tRNA deacylase: MKIIIQRVNFAKIFVNNEFKGEIQKGIVAYVGVANGDCEKDIDFCIDKLINLRIFDDENGKLNLSVKDIKGELLIVSNFTIYGNTKKGRRPSYTDSAKANEAQEIYNLFLQKLKDTNIRFETGEFGQYMRTISENDGPVNLILSSDL
- a CDS encoding C40 family peptidase; amino-acid sequence: MAKKSTLTMACMLLTVGCTGLQTNSENSSKAGKNNNDLLSNSDGNDKDDDIVVEIARERDNRQEDIKDSHANRIEKNHSHHSSSNDESEVSRASEKNQLNEDIDNIKITKLFDENSLVDRSMPNSQLVLQKLSELKRKQQEILKHGTVSQKKTVKLQNDLLKSYSHWKGTKYELGGDSPSGMDCSALTRRVYREVYGYELPRQTVQQIKVGAHIPRENLKPGDIVFFKPEDTNNHTAVYLGDSLFINASSSKGVVISTLENTYWNKYFKYGVRVRMA
- a CDS encoding aspartate-semialdehyde dehydrogenase, translated to MKNYKVAIIGATGLVGRTFLKVLKERNFPVEKLYLYASANSAGKKIEFNGTEYTVMELKDETIANDIDVALFSAGGGVSLEYAPKFKAKGAVVIDNSSAWRMDKNIPLVVPEANPEALKNHPGIIANPNCSTIQVMPVLKVLQEKYGLKRVIYSTYQAVAGSGQKGLNDLEANLKGEPSKGYPHQIAFNALPHIDVFLDNGYTKEEEKMINETRKILNLPDLKVTATCVRVPIRFGHAVSVNVELEKPFELEDVIRAFEEKEGVIVQNDGKNNVYPMPINAQDTDEVYVGRIRKDFSADNALNLWVVADNIRKGAATNTIQIAETLIKEGAL